TTCTTTTGAATATCTTTCTTTCTCGTTTTCCTTTTTAGTACTATATCACATTTTGTTCTTTTATAGCTACACTATCTCCATCGCAAAGGTTAAGGCttgtattatttttagaaagtcaaactatgtcaagtttgattAATTTTTTACTAAAAATCATTAACATCCAAAATACATAATCAATATCATtatatagataatgaaatatatttttatatggtattcacaaaatatcatatttgttggtacatttttttaaaaaatttagtcaaattttacttggtttgacttaaaaaaaagttttaagctttgggatggaggtagtatatagTTATAGTTTTTTTAGTTAGCACATGATTAGTTATTTAGGGATACACCGGTTATCATATAACACAAAACTATTTTATGTCATTAACGTATTTTATTTTTTATGAATATTTGTTTCTGCTAATAAGAACAAGTTTTGAAAAATATATGAACATTTGTCTATAACTACACACATTTTTTACTCCCTCAGTTCTAATGAACAAGGATTATATATTTGTTTTAAAAAATCAAGCCAAGTAAAATTTGACAAAAGTTTTTAAAAAAAATTTATGTACTTGTTGGGAAGGCCTTATTAAGATCAAGGAAACAAATAGCACGCAATAATAAAATTGTGTGAGCTTTAAAATACACTATTAGCGTGTTACATCCTATAGCATGCTATTAGCGAGACATTGTACACCAATTAATTTAGCGTGGGCTCTCCAAATATGCTATAACGCACTATTATCGTGATTAAGATAAGGTCTTATTAAGCTGATTAATAAAGATagcaaaataaatattttttcaGATTTATATTTGAAAATTCAAATATGTATCTGTATTCTTGTTAATGGGCCGTGGAAAATACGGCCTATGTAAAATCCATTTATCCGTCCAGGCCCCGTTTGACGGTAGGAGCTCCTTTCCCCGGAGAATACGGCTTTGCAAAACTGCGATTCCTGTTCTCCTATGTATGCTctctcccgccgccgccgtcgttgcGGCCGTTCGTGCGGCGGCGGGTTCGCGGCCGGCCGTACGCTGCGCCCACGCAACTCTCCTCAAGGAGGGCCTGGCTCTCCACCCTCCCGCGCCGTCCCTCCTTGTCTCCGCCTATGCCAAATGCCGCCTCCTCCCCGACGCCCGCCAACTGTTCGACGAATCCCCGCAGCGGGATCTGCACCTCTACTCGTCACTCCTCGCTGCCATCTCCAACTCCGACTCTCCCGCCCTTGTTCTACCTCTGCTCCGCCGCATGCTCTCGGTAGATGCCCTCCAACCCGACCATTTTGTGCTTGCTTCCATCGCCAGTGCCTCCGCCAGGTTGCGCAGCCTCAGTCTTGGTAAGCAGGTACATGGACATTTTGTCGCTTCCCCGTATAGCGGCGACAACGTTGTCAAGTCGTCGCTTATCGACATGTACTGCAAATGTGGTGTCCCAGAAGAAGCGAGGAAGGTGTTTGACAGTATGACTGCCAAGAACAATGTCGTGTGGACTGCGCTTGTTTCTGGGTACGCGTCAAACGGCTATACTGACGAGGCGCTACAGCTCTTTCGGAGCATGCCTGGACGCGGAGGCCTCTTTACATGGACTGCGCTCATATCAGGATTTGTGAAAGCTGGCGAGAGTGTTAGAGCGGTGGAGCTGTTTGTTGATATGAGGCGAGACGGCATCACTATTGATGACGCCTTTTTGTTGTCAGCTATAACTGGTGGAGCTGCAGACCTGGCTGCACTTGTTCTGGGAAGGCAGTTGCATGGTTTATCCATGAGGCTTGGGTTCTTGTCCAGCATGATGGTTGGGAATGCGTTGGTTGACATGTATTCTAAATGTAGCGACATACACTCTGCTAGAGAAGTTTTTGAAGAGATTACAGTGTGTGACATCATCTCGTGGACGACAATGATTGTTGGAGAGGCACAGCATGGTCGAGCTGAGGAAGCTTTTGCTCTTTATGACCGGATGGTTCTTGCAGGAGTGAAGCCCAATGAAGTGACCTTTGTCGGGCTGATTTACGCCTGTAGCCATGCTGGTCTTGTTCAGAAAGGGCGCCAATTGTTTGACTCGGTGAAGCAGGAGTATGGCATCAATCCTGGATTGCAACTCTATACATGCTACATAGATCTTCTTAGTCGCTCGGGCTATTTATCAGAAGCTGAAGAACTCATCACGAGGATGCCATATGAGCCTGATGAAGCTGTTTGGGGGTCCCTACTGAGCGCATGCAAGAAACACAACAATGCTGAAATGTCTATTAGGGTTGCTGATAACCTATTGGAGCTTAGACCAAAATATCCATCAACATATGTCTTGTTATCTAATGTTTATGCAGTGAATGGCAAGTGGGGTTCTGTGGACACTGTAAGAAAGCTGATGGCTAATACAAAAATACTGAAAGAGCCTGGGTATAGCAGGATTGATGTTGGAAGAGAATCCCGTCTGTTTCATGCTGGGGAAGTGCCGCTTGATGTGAGAGAAGCAATTCTAGCTTTTCTTGATGAATTGGTCGTGAAAATGCGCCAGAGGGGGTATGTCCCTGATACCAGTTCCGTGATGCATGATTTGGAGGAGCATGAAAAGGAGCATCATCTGTTCTTACACAGTGAGAGACTGGCTGTTGCCTTTGGGATCCTCAAGTCTCCACCGGGATCGGTAATCCGGGTGGTGAAGAACCTCCAGGTCTGTGGGGACTGTCATACAGTTATGAAGTTGATGAGTGAAATTTTCCAGAGGAAGATCAGTGTGAGAGATGCTAGCCGCTTTCACCATTTTGAAGATGGGAAGTGCTCTTGTAGCGACTTCTGGTAGCTGATCTGCTGACGTTCAGTTGTCCGCCTGGTCCTCTAGCTACGGTATAAGATCTTACCTTGCTTTTGCAGTGTACTTCTTTGTCATGTCTAAAAAGACATGTATGAAATGGGTGACCTTATTTTCTGTATGACTTAACTGATGCTTTAGTCTTAGAAAAACGAAATCATGTTATTCTGCCTTTTCCTTCATTCCTTGTATAGACCTGCCAACTACCAAGCGAGAATAGTAGAAATGAAGGAATCACCCATGTGGAAAGAGCGAGAATGGAATATTTGAAAAGGCCGTGTCCCTTAGCACAGTGCGAACTAGAACGACCATCTTTGCAATTTGGAGAGATGATAGTAGTCAAAGATCATGTAGTTCACTTACTGTAAGTTTTCTCATTTCTGTTCTGGTGTGCACTTGTTGTAGTATACGAAGTGTGACCTATTTGTATTTACCAATTACTTCTAAGTGTGGTGTTCCTGTCTTGCAAGTCCAAGCACTGATTAAAATATCGACCTAAGAGTAGCAGAAGCCATACGCCTGTACAGGTATAATATTTAGTTAGAGTAGTAAAGGAAGAGTTGAAACCTGAAGTAGCTCGATCCTCTTATCATTGTCCTAAGTTGAATAAAATTCTTCCTATAATTGAGGAGTTCCTACATTATATCATTAAGCCTTCGTCCTCTCTACAACTACCTTTGGCTTTAATTTTCTTGCCTAGCAACTAGCAAGTTCTAGGGATTTAATGGCGTGCCTATGTATGTTTGTACCGTTAATCAAGCTACACCATGGTGTGCCTTTGTTCTTAGCAATTTTAAGCATTAGCTTCATGTCATCTACTAGCACACATTCTCATTAGGAACACCTGCCCTTCAATTTGTAGTGGTGTagatatttttccatgaagcttcaaaTTTTGATCTTCCAAGATGCTTGATGCGTTGGTATTAGTTCTGGACATTGATTTGTGAATTGTTCGCTATTGCAGAAAGTGACCCAAAGTTGAATTTCCATATATCTTAAGTGTGACTCTCGGTGTGGTATAGTAACTCTTTCTCTATTTTTCTTTATGAATGAACTACAGCTCTTTGGTGATTTTGATTGTTAAAAGTTAGAACTATAACATGGGGGAACAGTTACGGAAGGATGTTCGAATGACTCAGTGAAACTTATTGTGCCAAACTGGCATGGCGCTTGTCGGCTTTAGTCCCATTGAATGCTTGGCCTGGGTTATTTGGAACATATGGGTGGCATGCAGACGCCGGGTGTAATGCTTAAACCTTTTGAGTAATAAAGCACCCTTTTTCGATTTTCTTGGAACATATGCGTTTTCCTTGTTTA
This Lolium perenne isolate Kyuss_39 chromosome 1, Kyuss_2.0, whole genome shotgun sequence DNA region includes the following protein-coding sequences:
- the LOC127313442 gene encoding pentatricopeptide repeat-containing protein At4g14050, mitochondrial, whose protein sequence is MLSPAAAVVAAVRAAAGSRPAVRCAHATLLKEGLALHPPAPSLLVSAYAKCRLLPDARQLFDESPQRDLHLYSSLLAAISNSDSPALVLPLLRRMLSVDALQPDHFVLASIASASARLRSLSLGKQVHGHFVASPYSGDNVVKSSLIDMYCKCGVPEEARKVFDSMTAKNNVVWTALVSGYASNGYTDEALQLFRSMPGRGGLFTWTALISGFVKAGESVRAVELFVDMRRDGITIDDAFLLSAITGGAADLAALVLGRQLHGLSMRLGFLSSMMVGNALVDMYSKCSDIHSAREVFEEITVCDIISWTTMIVGEAQHGRAEEAFALYDRMVLAGVKPNEVTFVGLIYACSHAGLVQKGRQLFDSVKQEYGINPGLQLYTCYIDLLSRSGYLSEAEELITRMPYEPDEAVWGSLLSACKKHNNAEMSIRVADNLLELRPKYPSTYVLLSNVYAVNGKWGSVDTVRKLMANTKILKEPGYSRIDVGRESRLFHAGEVPLDVREAILAFLDELVVKMRQRGYVPDTSSVMHDLEEHEKEHHLFLHSERLAVAFGILKSPPGSVIRVVKNLQVCGDCHTVMKLMSEIFQRKISVRDASRFHHFEDGKCSCSDFW